A region from the Clavibacter sp. A6099 genome encodes:
- the prfA gene encoding peptide chain release factor 1: MFESVVQLLEEHEELQQQLGDPELHADASRSRKVNRRYAELSRIVAAHAEWTQLGDDLAAARELAEEDPAFADEIPGLEQALDAAQEKLRRLLIPRDPDDARDVIMEIKMGEGGAESALFAADLLRMYLHYAESRRWKTEVLSQTQSDLGGYKDVQVAIKGTSDDPALGVWAHLKYEGGVHRVQRVPATESQGRIHTSAAGVLVIPEVEEVEEVAIDPNDLKIDVYRSSGPGGQSVNTTDSAVRITHLPTGIVVAMQNEKSQLQNREAGMRVLRARVLAKQQEEIDAEASAVRRSQIRTMDRSERIRTYNFPENRIADHRTGYKAYNLDAVMDGALDPVVESCIQADEEARLDALGTDA; the protein is encoded by the coding sequence GTGTTCGAGTCCGTCGTCCAGCTGCTGGAGGAGCACGAGGAGCTCCAGCAGCAGCTCGGCGACCCCGAGCTGCACGCCGACGCGTCGCGCTCGCGCAAGGTCAACCGCCGCTACGCGGAGCTGAGCCGGATCGTCGCCGCGCACGCGGAGTGGACCCAGCTCGGCGACGACCTGGCCGCCGCGCGCGAGTTGGCCGAGGAGGACCCGGCGTTCGCCGACGAGATCCCCGGCCTCGAGCAGGCGCTGGATGCGGCGCAGGAGAAGCTCCGGCGGCTCCTGATCCCGCGCGACCCCGACGATGCGCGCGACGTCATCATGGAGATCAAGATGGGGGAGGGCGGCGCCGAGAGCGCGCTGTTCGCCGCCGACCTGCTCCGCATGTACCTGCACTACGCCGAGTCGCGCCGCTGGAAGACCGAGGTCCTCAGCCAGACCCAGAGCGACCTGGGCGGCTACAAGGACGTGCAGGTCGCCATCAAGGGCACGTCCGACGACCCCGCGCTCGGCGTGTGGGCGCACCTCAAGTACGAGGGCGGCGTGCACCGCGTGCAGCGCGTGCCGGCGACCGAGTCGCAGGGGCGCATCCACACCTCGGCCGCGGGCGTGCTCGTGATCCCCGAGGTCGAGGAGGTCGAGGAGGTCGCGATCGACCCCAACGACCTCAAGATCGACGTCTACCGCTCGTCCGGCCCCGGCGGCCAGTCGGTCAACACGACCGACTCCGCCGTGCGCATCACCCACCTGCCCACGGGCATCGTGGTCGCGATGCAGAACGAGAAGAGCCAGCTGCAGAACCGCGAGGCCGGGATGCGCGTGCTGCGCGCGCGCGTGCTCGCGAAGCAGCAGGAGGAGATCGACGCGGAGGCCTCGGCCGTGCGCCGCAGCCAGATCCGCACGATGGACCGGTCCGAGCGCATCCGCACGTACAACTTCCCGGAGAACCGCATCGCAGACCACCGCACGGGATACAAGGCGTACAACCTCGACGCCGTGATGGACGGAGCCCTCGACCCGGTCGTGGAGTCGTGCATCCAGGCCGACGAGGAGGCGCGTCTCGACGCGCTCGGGACGGACGCGTGA
- the prmC gene encoding peptide chain release factor N(5)-glutamine methyltransferase — MPDAGGVPVTVDALRMRVGQALAAAGIEDPAVDAELLVGHVLGLSRGQVQSRAITRAAVDAGDAARVLELTARRARREPLQHITGVAHFRSLELLVGPGVFVPRPETEHVAQLAIDALTAAPGEAPVAVDLGTGSGALALALATEVPHARVHAIEVSPEAHGWTARNVERIAPRVDLVLGDLADAFPELDGTVSVVVSNPPYIPADAIPRDPEVRLHDPALALYGGADGLDVVRLVSTTARRLLHPGGALVIEHGELQGDAIRALLDADGWRATATHEDLTRRDRATTALR, encoded by the coding sequence GTGCCTGACGCAGGGGGCGTCCCGGTCACCGTGGACGCCCTCCGCATGCGGGTGGGCCAGGCGCTCGCGGCCGCCGGGATCGAGGATCCCGCGGTCGACGCGGAGCTCCTCGTCGGGCACGTGCTCGGCCTCTCGCGCGGGCAGGTGCAGTCGCGCGCGATCACGCGCGCGGCCGTCGACGCCGGGGACGCCGCGCGCGTCCTCGAGCTGACCGCCCGTCGCGCACGGCGCGAGCCGCTGCAGCACATCACGGGCGTCGCGCACTTCCGCTCGCTCGAGCTCCTCGTCGGACCCGGCGTCTTCGTGCCGCGACCCGAGACGGAGCACGTGGCGCAGCTCGCGATCGACGCGCTGACGGCGGCGCCCGGGGAGGCGCCCGTCGCGGTGGACCTCGGCACGGGATCCGGCGCCCTCGCGCTCGCGCTCGCGACCGAGGTGCCGCACGCGCGCGTGCACGCGATCGAGGTGTCGCCCGAGGCGCACGGATGGACGGCCCGCAACGTGGAGCGCATCGCACCCCGCGTGGACCTCGTGCTCGGCGACCTCGCCGACGCGTTCCCCGAGCTCGACGGCACGGTGTCCGTCGTCGTCTCGAACCCGCCCTACATCCCCGCCGACGCGATCCCGCGCGACCCCGAGGTGCGGCTGCACGACCCCGCGCTCGCGCTCTACGGCGGCGCGGACGGACTGGACGTCGTGCGGCTCGTCTCGACGACCGCGCGCCGGCTGCTCCACCCGGGCGGCGCGCTCGTGATCGAGCACGGCGAGCTGCAGGGCGACGCGATCCGCGCCCTCCTCGACGCCGACGGCTGGCGCGCGACCGCGACGCACGAGGACCTCACCCGGCGCGACCGCGCGACGACCGCGCTGCGCTGA
- a CDS encoding HAD-IA family hydrolase translates to MTSAHRSPGPDGLLFVFDMDDVLYDHDWRGPADRITAATGHDLPELRRRWYNDDGEWAAEAGRIDADSYLDAFCAAVGVEMDEDEWVRRRRASMTVRPQALEAVARAREAGRITLLTNNNALAARHLPELAPELVPLFGVENLRTSSGYGARKPDPAVFRGVLAAYGQPAARTFFADDREDNVASARGLGITGHHVRGDGDLLPAVEAFIRAQAHAG, encoded by the coding sequence ATGACCTCCGCGCACCGCTCCCCCGGCCCCGACGGGCTCCTGTTCGTGTTCGACATGGACGACGTGCTGTACGACCACGACTGGCGCGGGCCCGCCGACCGCATCACGGCGGCGACCGGGCACGACCTGCCGGAGCTGCGCCGTCGCTGGTACAACGACGACGGCGAGTGGGCGGCGGAGGCGGGCCGCATCGACGCCGACTCCTACCTCGACGCGTTCTGCGCCGCGGTGGGCGTGGAGATGGACGAGGACGAGTGGGTGCGGCGGCGCCGAGCATCCATGACGGTGCGGCCGCAGGCGCTCGAGGCGGTCGCCCGGGCGCGCGAGGCCGGGCGGATCACGCTGCTGACGAACAACAACGCGCTCGCTGCCCGGCACCTCCCGGAGCTCGCGCCCGAGCTGGTGCCGCTGTTCGGCGTGGAGAATCTGCGGACCTCGAGCGGGTACGGCGCCCGGAAGCCGGATCCGGCCGTGTTCCGCGGGGTGCTCGCCGCCTACGGGCAGCCGGCCGCGCGGACGTTCTTCGCGGACGACCGCGAGGACAACGTCGCGTCGGCCCGCGGGCTCGGCATCACCGGGCACCACGTGCGCGGCGACGGGGACCTGCTGCCCGCGGTCGAGGCGTTCATCCGGGCGCAGGCGCACGCGGGCTGA
- a CDS encoding L-threonylcarbamoyladenylate synthase codes for MARIYDCSVDTDLLTGMRLARQAVGRGEVVVIPTDTVYGIAADAFNPDAVQRLLDAKGRGRDAPPPVLIPGQSTLDALADFVPDVVRRLVDEFWPGGLTVILVAQPSLVWDLGETRGTVALRMPANSYALELLAETGPLAVSSANKTGQPAAATAQEAVDQLGESVDVFLDGGAAGGAASTIVDASRVTQAGGRVRIVREGAITRAQIQQLIGDELEPVVTAPAEPEPEAAPAPDEPETPRGTASGAERAAVAAPDADAAPVADASTDAGPTYPEFVEPADPAPADPTPPAATPDDPTATEPPADPPAHPR; via the coding sequence ATGGCGCGCATCTACGACTGCTCAGTCGACACCGACCTCCTCACCGGCATGAGACTCGCCCGACAGGCGGTGGGCCGCGGCGAGGTCGTCGTCATCCCCACGGACACCGTCTACGGCATCGCCGCCGACGCGTTCAACCCCGACGCCGTCCAGCGGCTGCTCGACGCGAAGGGTCGCGGGCGCGACGCCCCGCCGCCCGTGCTCATCCCCGGGCAGTCCACGCTCGACGCCCTCGCCGACTTCGTCCCCGACGTGGTCCGCCGCCTGGTGGACGAGTTCTGGCCGGGTGGCCTCACGGTGATCCTCGTGGCGCAGCCCTCCCTCGTCTGGGACCTCGGCGAGACCCGCGGCACCGTCGCGCTGCGCATGCCCGCGAACTCCTACGCGCTCGAGCTCCTCGCGGAGACCGGCCCGCTCGCGGTCTCGTCCGCGAACAAGACGGGGCAGCCCGCCGCCGCGACCGCCCAGGAGGCCGTGGACCAGCTCGGCGAGTCGGTCGACGTCTTCCTCGACGGGGGAGCAGCAGGGGGAGCCGCCTCGACCATCGTCGACGCCTCGCGCGTCACCCAGGCGGGCGGCCGCGTCCGCATCGTGCGCGAGGGCGCGATCACGCGCGCGCAGATCCAGCAGCTCATCGGCGACGAGCTCGAGCCCGTCGTCACCGCGCCCGCCGAGCCGGAGCCCGAGGCCGCGCCCGCCCCCGACGAACCCGAGACCCCGCGCGGCACGGCGAGCGGCGCCGAGCGCGCTGCCGTCGCCGCGCCCGACGCCGACGCCGCTCCCGTCGCCGACGCGTCGACCGACGCCGGCCCGACGTACCCCGAGTTCGTCGAGCCCGCCGACCCGGCGCCCGCCGACCCGACGCCGCCCGCGGCGACGCCCGACGACCCGACCGCGACCGAGCCCCCCGCGGATCCGCCCGCGCACCCCCGGTGA
- a CDS encoding MraY family glycosyltransferase, with amino-acid sequence MTYYAAMAVVSAVITLVLSMVVMKLGYRYKLYPAIRARDVHTRPTPRLGGVAMFAGILVAFAVASQVSWFSLVFDRPGPVFAILGAALMIVVIGVLDDIYDLDWMIKLAGQILAAGLLAWQGVAISSLPIGGLTVGSSQMSIMLTIFAIVLVMNAVNFIDGLDGLVAGVAIIANGAFFLYSFLLSDTATGQTERFNLASLISAILIGACLGFLPFNWHPAKLFMGDAGALLVGLLMATSAIAVTGEIDPNPETFGRSQLLPAFLPILLPFAILIVPLLDFALAVFRRLKAGKSPFSADRKHLHHRLLDMGHSRLHATLIFYAWTGVVSVGCLLMFVVQPYAWGVAFIAVGMVACAVVTLAPLSRRKRLEAAAQLVPADADSDDAAAYDPLDEAAADRPLARLTESELEEVEREHAELATGAIATRPTDAPNPGTAKETT; translated from the coding sequence GTGACCTACTACGCCGCCATGGCGGTCGTCTCGGCGGTCATCACGCTCGTCCTGTCGATGGTCGTCATGAAGCTCGGCTACCGCTACAAGCTCTACCCGGCCATCCGCGCGCGCGACGTGCACACGCGCCCGACGCCCCGGCTCGGCGGCGTGGCCATGTTCGCCGGCATCCTCGTCGCGTTCGCCGTGGCCTCGCAGGTGTCCTGGTTCAGCCTCGTCTTCGACCGGCCAGGTCCGGTGTTCGCGATCCTCGGCGCCGCGCTCATGATCGTCGTCATCGGCGTCCTCGACGACATCTACGACCTCGACTGGATGATCAAGCTGGCCGGCCAGATCCTCGCCGCCGGGCTCCTCGCCTGGCAGGGCGTCGCGATCTCCTCGCTCCCCATCGGCGGCCTCACGGTCGGCTCGTCCCAGATGTCGATCATGCTGACGATCTTCGCCATCGTGCTCGTGATGAACGCCGTCAACTTCATCGACGGCCTCGACGGCCTGGTCGCCGGCGTCGCGATCATCGCGAACGGCGCCTTCTTCCTCTACAGCTTCCTGCTCTCGGACACCGCCACCGGCCAGACCGAGCGCTTCAACCTCGCGTCCCTCATCAGCGCGATCCTCATCGGCGCGTGCCTCGGCTTCCTCCCGTTCAACTGGCACCCCGCGAAGCTGTTCATGGGCGACGCGGGCGCGCTGCTCGTCGGCCTCCTGATGGCCACGAGCGCCATCGCGGTCACGGGCGAGATCGACCCGAACCCGGAGACGTTCGGCCGCTCGCAGCTGCTGCCCGCCTTCCTGCCGATCCTGCTGCCGTTCGCGATCCTCATCGTCCCGCTGCTCGACTTCGCCCTCGCGGTGTTCCGGCGCCTCAAGGCCGGCAAGTCGCCCTTCAGCGCCGACCGCAAGCACCTGCACCACCGCCTGCTCGACATGGGCCACTCGCGCCTGCACGCGACCCTGATCTTCTACGCGTGGACGGGCGTCGTGTCGGTCGGCTGCCTGCTCATGTTCGTGGTGCAGCCGTACGCGTGGGGCGTGGCCTTCATCGCGGTCGGCATGGTCGCCTGCGCGGTCGTCACCCTCGCCCCGCTCAGCCGCCGCAAGCGCCTCGAGGCCGCAGCGCAGCTCGTCCCCGCCGACGCGGACTCCGACGACGCCGCGGCGTACGACCCGCTCGACGAGGCCGCCGCCGACCGGCCGCTCGCGCGCCTCACGGAGTCCGAGCTCGAGGAGGTCGAGCGCGAGCACGCGGAGCTCGCCACGGGAGCCATCGCGACCCGCCCCACCGACGCCCCGAACCCGGGGACAGCCAAGGAGACGACATGA
- the atpB gene encoding F0F1 ATP synthase subunit A — translation MLHAPKQEIALLATAAPSIITLAAEDSGEGFHAPTLEEFFPPIAFFEGTGFDLNRIMLIRLLVMAVLVVLFVLGTRKLALVPGRGQNLVEMGVDFVRVNIAEDILGKKDGRRFLPIIMTIFFLVLGMNLTGVVPFLNIAGTSVIGLPLLLALVAYVTFIYAGIKDRGVMFFKNTLFPAGAPKPVYLLLTPIEFLSTFIIRPVALTLRLLMNMLVGHLLLVLCFSATWFFLFEAQGALKILGAGTLVLGFAFTLFELLVAVLQAYIFALLTAVYIQMAVAEEH, via the coding sequence GTGCTCCACGCCCCGAAACAGGAGATAGCGCTGTTAGCCACCGCTGCACCCAGCATCATCACCCTCGCCGCTGAAGACTCGGGTGAGGGGTTCCACGCTCCCACGCTCGAGGAGTTCTTCCCGCCGATCGCCTTCTTCGAGGGCACGGGCTTCGACCTCAACCGCATCATGCTCATCAGGCTCCTGGTGATGGCGGTCCTCGTCGTCCTGTTCGTCCTCGGCACGCGCAAGCTCGCGCTGGTGCCCGGCCGCGGCCAGAACCTCGTCGAGATGGGCGTCGACTTCGTCCGCGTCAACATCGCGGAGGACATCCTCGGCAAGAAGGACGGCCGGCGCTTCCTGCCGATCATCATGACCATCTTCTTCCTGGTCCTCGGCATGAACCTGACGGGCGTCGTCCCGTTCCTCAACATCGCGGGCACGTCGGTCATCGGCCTCCCGCTGCTCCTGGCCCTCGTGGCGTACGTGACCTTCATCTACGCCGGCATCAAGGACCGGGGCGTGATGTTCTTCAAGAACACGCTGTTCCCCGCCGGTGCGCCGAAGCCGGTCTACCTGCTCCTCACGCCCATCGAGTTCCTCTCGACGTTCATCATCCGGCCGGTCGCGCTCACGCTCCGACTCCTGATGAACATGCTCGTGGGGCACCTCCTGCTGGTGCTCTGCTTCTCCGCGACGTGGTTCTTCCTCTTCGAGGCGCAGGGCGCGCTCAAGATCCTGGGCGCGGGCACCCTCGTCCTCGGGTTCGCGTTCACGCTCTTCGAGCTGCTCGTCGCCGTCCTGCAGGCCTACATCTTCGCCCTCCTCACCGCCGTCTACATCCAGATGGCCGTGGCGGAGGAGCACTAA
- a CDS encoding ATP synthase F0 subunit C, translating to MDPIILAEINGNIATVGYGLAAIGPGIGVGIVAGKTVEAMARQPEMAGSLRTTMFLGIAFSEALALIGLATYFIFTN from the coding sequence GTGGACCCCATCATTCTCGCCGAGATCAACGGCAACATCGCGACCGTCGGCTACGGCCTCGCAGCGATCGGCCCCGGCATCGGTGTCGGGATCGTCGCGGGCAAGACCGTCGAGGCCATGGCCCGCCAGCCCGAGATGGCCGGCAGCCTCCGCACCACGATGTTCCTCGGCATCGCGTTCTCCGAGGCGCTCGCGCTCATCGGCCTCGCGACCTACTTCATCTTCACCAACTAG
- a CDS encoding F0F1 ATP synthase subunit B yields MLTPHNVMAAGEEAPSILLPAVYDIVWSAVVFVVLLVVIWKYALPRVYAMLDGRTEAIAGGIEKAERAQAEADAAKAELTAQLAEARAEAGRIREQARVDATAIAAEIKEQATADAARITASAQQQIEAERQQAVVSLRSEVGSLAIDLASGVIGQSLTDDQRSTALVDRFLADLEASETAGRTGSAS; encoded by the coding sequence ATGCTCACGCCCCACAACGTGATGGCGGCAGGTGAAGAAGCGCCGAGCATCCTCCTACCCGCGGTCTACGACATCGTGTGGTCGGCGGTCGTGTTCGTCGTCCTCCTGGTCGTCATCTGGAAGTACGCGCTCCCGCGCGTCTACGCCATGCTCGACGGCCGCACCGAGGCCATCGCCGGCGGCATCGAGAAGGCCGAGCGCGCGCAGGCGGAAGCCGACGCCGCGAAGGCCGAGCTGACCGCCCAGCTCGCCGAGGCACGCGCCGAGGCCGGCCGCATCCGCGAGCAGGCCCGCGTCGACGCCACGGCGATCGCCGCGGAGATCAAGGAGCAGGCCACGGCCGACGCCGCCCGGATCACCGCGAGCGCTCAGCAGCAGATCGAGGCCGAGCGCCAGCAGGCGGTCGTCTCGCTCCGGTCCGAGGTCGGATCGCTCGCGATCGACCTCGCATCGGGCGTCATCGGCCAGAGCCTCACGGACGACCAGCGCTCCACCGCGCTCGTCGACCGGTTCCTCGCCGACCTGGAGGCCAGCGAGACCGCCGGCAGGACGGGATCCGCCAGCTGA
- a CDS encoding F0F1 ATP synthase subunit delta, translating into MGSASRASLDSARRVLAELGGVDLSTAGQLLGAGRAIGGSTHLLSALADTGIAPEVKHSIVDRVFGATVQEPALRVLRAVVDGRWSSHDELLAGIEELGIRAVAISAPEGTPVESELFTFGRAVSTDDGLELAFGDKLGDPQGKSTLVHRLLDGRASEQTVVIVEQLVQQPRGRRIGELVRHAATLVADQAGLTIATVSVASPLSPEQSERLAQALSRRYSRRIELNQVVDRDLVGGLRVQIGDDVIDGSVATRINDLRLQFA; encoded by the coding sequence ATGGGCAGTGCATCGCGCGCATCGCTCGACTCCGCACGCCGCGTCCTCGCGGAGCTCGGGGGCGTCGACCTGTCGACGGCCGGTCAGCTCCTCGGAGCCGGCCGCGCCATCGGCGGATCCACGCACCTGCTCTCCGCGCTGGCGGACACCGGCATCGCGCCGGAGGTCAAGCACAGCATCGTGGACCGGGTATTCGGCGCCACCGTGCAGGAGCCGGCGCTGCGCGTCCTCCGCGCGGTCGTCGACGGACGCTGGTCGTCGCATGACGAGCTGCTGGCGGGCATCGAGGAGCTCGGCATCCGCGCCGTCGCGATTTCCGCACCCGAGGGCACGCCCGTCGAGTCCGAGCTGTTCACGTTCGGACGCGCGGTGTCCACCGACGACGGCCTCGAGCTGGCGTTCGGCGACAAGCTGGGCGACCCGCAGGGCAAGTCGACCCTCGTCCACCGTCTCCTCGACGGCCGGGCATCGGAGCAGACGGTCGTCATCGTCGAGCAGCTCGTGCAGCAGCCCCGCGGCCGCCGCATCGGCGAGCTCGTCCGTCACGCAGCCACCCTCGTGGCCGACCAGGCGGGCCTCACCATCGCCACGGTCAGCGTCGCCTCGCCCCTGTCGCCCGAGCAGTCGGAGCGGCTGGCGCAGGCACTGAGCCGCCGGTACTCCCGGCGGATCGAGCTGAACCAGGTCGTGGACCGCGACCTCGTCGGCGGCCTCCGCGTCCAGATCGGCGACGACGTCATCGACGGCAGCGTCGCCACCAGGATCAACGATTTGAGACTCCAGTTCGCCTGA
- the atpA gene encoding F0F1 ATP synthase subunit alpha: MAELSISPDEIRDALKDFVQSYEPGKASTTEVGYVLDAGDGIAHVQGLPGVMANELITFADGTLGLAQNLEESEIGVIVLGEFAGIEEGMEVRRTGEVLSVPVGDGYLGRVVDPLGNPIDGQGEIATEGRRALELQAPGVMQRKSVHEPMQTGIKAIDAMIPIGRGQRQLIIGDRQTGKTAIAIDTIINQKANWESGDTNKQVRCIYVAIGQKGSTIASVKGALEEAGAMEYTTIVASPASDPAGFKYLAPYTGSAIGQHWMYGGKHVLIIFDDLSKQAEAYRAVSLLLRRPPGREAYPGDVFYLHSRLLERCAKLSDELGAGSMTGLPIIETKANDVSAYIPTNVISITDGQIFLQSDLFNANQRPAVDVGISVSRVGGDAQVKSIKKVSGTLKLELAQYRSLEAFAIFASDLDAASRRQLARGARLTELLKQPQYSPFPIEEQVVSIWAGTKGKLDEVPVEDILRFERELLDHLHRNTEVLSQLKEKNVLTDDIVDAMDKAVDAFKLEFQTGEGKPLASVGSEKFEPAKAEDVNQEQIVKGKR, encoded by the coding sequence ATGGCAGAACTTTCGATCAGCCCCGACGAGATCCGGGACGCGCTCAAGGACTTCGTGCAGTCCTACGAGCCCGGCAAGGCCTCGACCACCGAGGTCGGCTACGTGCTCGACGCGGGCGACGGAATCGCCCACGTGCAGGGCCTGCCCGGCGTCATGGCCAACGAGCTCATCACGTTCGCCGACGGGACCCTGGGCCTCGCCCAGAACCTGGAGGAGAGCGAGATCGGCGTCATCGTGCTCGGCGAGTTCGCCGGCATCGAGGAGGGCATGGAGGTGCGCCGCACCGGCGAGGTGCTCTCCGTCCCCGTCGGCGACGGCTACCTCGGCCGCGTCGTCGACCCGCTGGGCAACCCCATCGACGGCCAGGGCGAGATCGCGACCGAGGGCCGCCGCGCCCTCGAGCTCCAGGCGCCCGGCGTCATGCAGCGCAAGAGCGTGCACGAGCCCATGCAGACCGGCATCAAGGCCATCGACGCCATGATCCCGATCGGCCGCGGCCAGCGCCAGCTCATCATCGGCGACCGCCAGACCGGCAAGACGGCCATCGCGATCGACACGATCATCAACCAGAAGGCCAACTGGGAGTCCGGCGACACGAACAAGCAGGTCCGCTGCATCTACGTCGCCATCGGCCAGAAGGGCTCGACCATCGCCTCGGTGAAGGGCGCCCTCGAGGAGGCCGGCGCCATGGAGTACACGACCATCGTCGCGTCCCCCGCGTCCGACCCCGCCGGCTTCAAGTACCTCGCGCCCTACACCGGCTCGGCCATCGGCCAGCACTGGATGTATGGCGGCAAGCACGTCCTCATCATCTTCGACGACCTGTCCAAGCAGGCCGAGGCCTACCGCGCCGTCTCGCTCCTCCTGCGCCGCCCGCCGGGACGCGAGGCGTACCCCGGCGACGTGTTCTACCTGCACTCCCGCCTGCTCGAGCGCTGCGCCAAGCTCTCGGACGAGCTGGGCGCCGGATCGATGACAGGCCTGCCCATCATCGAGACGAAGGCGAACGACGTCTCGGCGTACATCCCCACCAACGTGATCTCGATCACCGACGGCCAGATCTTCCTCCAGTCGGACCTGTTCAACGCGAACCAGCGTCCCGCGGTGGACGTCGGCATCTCGGTGTCCCGCGTCGGCGGCGACGCCCAGGTGAAGAGCATCAAGAAGGTCTCCGGCACGCTCAAGCTCGAGCTCGCGCAGTACCGCTCGCTCGAGGCGTTCGCGATCTTCGCGTCCGACCTCGACGCGGCCAGCCGTCGCCAGCTCGCCCGCGGCGCGCGCCTCACCGAGCTGCTCAAGCAGCCGCAGTACTCGCCGTTCCCCATCGAGGAGCAGGTCGTCTCGATCTGGGCGGGCACGAAGGGCAAGCTCGACGAGGTGCCCGTCGAGGACATCCTCCGCTTCGAGCGCGAGCTGCTCGACCACCTCCACCGCAACACGGAGGTGCTCTCGCAGCTCAAGGAGAAGAACGTCCTCACCGACGACATCGTCGACGCGATGGACAAGGCCGTGGACGCGTTCAAGCTCGAGTTCCAGACGGGCGAGGGCAAGCCGCTCGCCTCCGTGGGATCCGAGAAGTTCGAGCCCGCCAAGGCCGAGGACGTCAACCAGGAGCAGATCGTCAAGGGCAAGCGCTGA
- a CDS encoding F0F1 ATP synthase subunit gamma, translating to MGAQLRVYTQKIKSAQTTKKITRAMELISASRIQKAQQRMAASAPYSRAVTRAVSAVATFSNVDHILTTEPEKVERAAIVIFASDRGLAGAFSSSVLKESEQLAELLRSQGKEIVYYLVGRKAVGYFKFRKRSSERIWTGSTEKPEFETAKSIGDALVEKFVTPASEGGVDEIHIVFNRFVSIATQKPEVVRLLPLEVVEGVEAPGEGAVLPLYEFEPEVGDVLDALLPVYIESRIFNAMLQSAASEHAARQKAMKSASDNADKLVTTYTRLRNNARQTEITQQISEIVGGADALASSK from the coding sequence ATGGGAGCGCAACTCCGGGTCTACACGCAGAAGATCAAGTCCGCGCAGACGACGAAGAAGATCACCCGCGCGATGGAGCTGATCTCCGCGTCGCGCATCCAGAAGGCGCAGCAGCGGATGGCGGCGTCCGCGCCGTACTCCCGCGCCGTCACGCGCGCGGTCTCGGCGGTGGCGACGTTCTCGAACGTCGACCACATCCTCACGACCGAGCCCGAGAAGGTGGAGCGGGCGGCGATCGTCATCTTCGCCTCCGACCGCGGCCTCGCGGGCGCGTTCAGCTCCAGCGTCCTGAAGGAGTCGGAGCAGCTCGCCGAGCTGCTCCGGTCGCAGGGCAAGGAGATCGTCTACTACCTGGTGGGCCGCAAGGCCGTCGGGTACTTCAAGTTCCGGAAGCGCTCCTCGGAGCGCATCTGGACCGGCAGCACCGAGAAGCCGGAGTTCGAGACCGCGAAGTCCATCGGCGACGCGCTCGTGGAGAAGTTCGTGACGCCGGCGTCCGAGGGCGGGGTCGATGAGATCCACATCGTCTTCAACCGCTTCGTGTCGATCGCGACGCAGAAGCCCGAGGTCGTCAGGCTGCTGCCGCTCGAGGTCGTCGAGGGGGTGGAGGCGCCCGGCGAGGGTGCCGTCCTGCCGCTCTACGAGTTCGAGCCCGAGGTGGGCGACGTGCTCGACGCGCTGCTGCCCGTCTACATCGAGAGCCGCATCTTCAACGCGATGCTCCAGTCGGCCGCCTCCGAGCACGCCGCGCGCCAGAAGGCCATGAAGTCGGCGAGCGACAACGCCGACAAGCTCGTGACCACCTACACGCGGCTGCGGAACAACGCGCGCCAGACCGAGATCACGCAGCAGATCTCCGAGATCGTCGGCGGCGCGGACGCGCTCGCCTCCAGCAAGTAA